Proteins from a single region of Primulina tabacum isolate GXHZ01 chromosome 5, ASM2559414v2, whole genome shotgun sequence:
- the LOC142546578 gene encoding MLO-like protein 4, with protein sequence MEGRSFAETPSWAVATVTSLLVGIGYLIHGGLKKFGKWLDRTKRKHLLAALNKIKEELMVFGLLSLLMGHWIIFVSKICVKSSALSNRFYPCSLHNHVQRRAFVNHALVLSSTRWNSSISRHLLDDSHEDFCPKDRQPFASYESLEQLHRFLIVLGVTHVSYSFLAIALAMIKIYSWRPWENHAKTMAFRTLLTTNTSIDSQDVPVNGAQMMRPSSFIFHRTSHRWSQHRVLVWLLCFCRQFWSSINQADYTALRLGFISRHQLPATYDFHNYMLRSMEEEFRDIVGISVPLWIFAISCIVLGFHGTNIYFWISFLPAILILGIGMKLHHIVVKLAVEIMDSSQRTGFDQFNLRDELFWFGNPRLLLRLIQFVSFQNAFEMAMYTWSLWEIRGASCFTGDRSFLIIRLTFGVVSQFWCSFITFPLYVIVTQMGSKYKKTIVSENVRRSLHGWRRKVRAKQEQPFKLLTATTSIASVVSIEEGYKEPYCGQPAEISQSLPTLEELFMATPLDETAVERY encoded by the exons ATGGAAGGTCGATCCTTCGCTGAAACGCCTTCATGGGCTGTTGCCACTGTTACTAGTCTTTTGGTTGGCATTGGGTATTTGATTCATGGCGGATTGAAGAAATTTGGAAAG TGGTTGGATAGGACTAAAAGGAAGCATCTTCTTGCTGCTCTTAACAAGATCAAGGAAG AGCTAATGGTATTTGGTCTTCTGTCATTGTTGATGGGCCATTGGATCATTTTTGTGTCCAAAATTTGTGTGAAGTCTTCAGCATTGAGCAACCGGTTTTATCCATGTTCACTTCATAATCATGTACAGCGTCGTGCTTTTGTAAACCATGCTCTTGTTTTATCGTCTACTCGCTGGAATTCCTCGATTTCACGTCACTTATTGGATGATTCCCATGAAGATTTTTGTCCTAAG GATCGTCAGCCATTTGCCTCATACGAGAGCCTTGAGCAgcttcatcggtttttaattgTTCTAGGTGTTACACACGTCTCGTATAGTTTTTTAGCCATTGCACTAGCCATGATCAAG ATTTATAGCTGGAGGCCATGGGAGAATCATGCCAAAACCATGGCTTTTCGAACCTTGCTGACTACAAACACTTCTATTG ATTCTCAAGATGTTCCCGTGAATGGTGCGCAAATGATGCGTCCCTCAAGTTTCATATTTCATCGGACTTCCCACAGATGGAGTCAGCACAGAGTTCTGGTTTGGCTG CTTTGTTTTTGCCGCCAATTTTGGAGTTCTATTAATCAAGCTGACTACACGGCCTTGCGATTAGGCTTTATctct AGACATCAGCTACCTGCAACATATGATTTTCATAATTACATGCTGCGAAGTATGGAGGAAGAATTTCGAGATATTGTTGGCATTAG TGTCCCTCTTTGGATATTTGCCATTTCATGTATTGTCCTAGGCTTTCATG GAACAAATATCTACTTCTGGATTTCGTTCTTACCTGCAATT TTGATCCTCGGGATCGGGATGAAGCTCCATCACATAGTTGTAAAGCTGGCTGTTGAAATCATGGATTCGAGTCAACGGACaggatttgatcagttcaaccTGAGGGATGAACTGTTCTGGTTTGGGAACCCTCGGCTTTTGCTTCGGTTGATACAATTTGTATCCTTCCAG AATGCATTCGAGATGGCGATGTATACATGGTCACTG TGGGAAATTAGAGGAGCTTCGTGTTTCACCGGAGATCGTAGTTTCCTTATAATTCGCTTGACATTTGG AGTTGTCTCCCAGTTCTGGTGTAGCTTTATCACATTCCCTCTCTATGTTATAGTTACTCAG ATGGGTTCCAAATATAAGAAAACCATAGTATCCGAAAACGTGAGACGATCACTTCATGGATGGAGAAGAAAAGTGAGGGCCAAACAAGAACAACCTTTCAAACTGTTGACCGCGACAACGTCCATAGCATCGGTGGTATCAATCGAAGAAGGATATAAGGAGCCATATTGTGGCCAACCAGCAGAAATATCTCAGAGCCTTCCAACACTCGAAGAACTGTTTATGGCCACTCCACTCGATGAAACTGCTGTTGAAAGATATTGA